The Luteitalea sp. genome contains the following window.
GGTTGGCGTGGGCACGTATACCGTGAAGGTCGAGCTGGACGGGTTCAAGACGTTCGTCGCCCCCGGCAGCGTGGTCAACATCGGGGGAGCGACGACCGTAAACGCCGAGCTCGAAGCGGGCAGCCTGACGGAGACCGTCGAGGTAATCGCGGCTGCGCCGGCGGTACAGACGACCGATTCCGGAAACTACGGCTCCGTGATTGATCAGAGGTCGGTGGAGTCGCTGCCAATCATCGGCGGCCGCGGTCGCAACCCACTCAACCTTGTGCTCACGCAGCCGGGGGTTGTCAGCGGCGCGAACACTGGCGGCGGCACGCACGTGCACGGCGCCCGCGACCGGGCGTGGAACTACACGCTCGACGGGATCGACACGAACGAGTCGAGCGCCGGCGGCGCCGAGACTTCACCGCTCAAGACGAATCCGGATGCCCTCGCCGAGTTCAAGGTGCTGACCGGCAATTTCACGGCAGACTATGGGCGAAACAGCGGCGGCCAGGTAGCAATGGTCTCCCGATCTGGCACCAACGAGTTCCACGGGACCGGGTTCTATTTCGCGCGACGACCGCAGTTCAACGCGAACGAGTGGGAGAACAACTTCAGCGACCTGCCCAAGGCGGAAGAACGGCTCAACATCGGCGGCTTCAGCTTTGGTGGACCGATCCGCCGCAGCAAGACGTTTTTCTTTGGCAACCTACAGATCCTCCGAGGGCAGCAGCAGCACACGCGCACTCGTAACGTCTATACAGAGAGTGTTCGCCAAGGGATTTGGCGGTACGTGCCAGGGGCTCAGAATCAACCCGCGGGCGTGGGCGGAGCCTCGGTGGACAGTGCAGGGAACCCCATCGTCGGTGTGGTAACGTACAACATTGCCACGAATGATCCCCGAGGTATCGGGCTCGATCCGCAGGTTCAGGGCCTCATCGACGCGACGCCGCTACCAAACGACTTCTCGGTCGGTGATGGTTTGAACCTCGCCGGGTACACGTGGAATCCGGAAGAGACCGAGGAACAGCACGATGTGTTGTTGCGTGTAGACCAGGTGCTGAGCCCGAAGCACTACGCGTTTGCCCGCGTGGCGTGGGGCCAGCAGAACACACTGTGTGACGAGGTCAATGATGGCACTGCGCCGTTCCCCGATGTGTCGTGTACGGTTGACACCGAGCGCCGGCCGTTCAATGTCGCCGCAAGCTGGCGCTGGAATCCCGTTGGTAGCGTTGTCAACGAGCTGGTGGTGGGCGGCAACCACTTCACGTTCGACTTCGTGACACCTGAGGCTCAACCGGGTCTCGTGGATTTCGTTCCGCCTCGTGAGGATATCGACTCCACCAACCGTGACACCGCAGACATCATGATGCCTCGAGCGGTGCAACTCGGAAACGCGCGAACCATCAACACGTATCAAGTCGTCAACAATACGAGCTGGCTGCGCGGCGCACATACCATCAAGGGCGGCCTCAACCTACGGTATCAGCAGCACAAAGACACGCGCGGATCCATCGGAAGTGCCAACGCAAACCCGATAGTCAACTTCGACCCGGCCGTGAGCACGGTGGATCCGACCGTGTTCGGGCTGCCCAACAACATCCAGCTGGACAACGATTTGCCCGCGTTGCAACGCTCGGTGAACTTCCTGCTCGGGCGTGTTGGCACGATTGAGCAAGGATTCGTCCAGCAGGGTGACGGCTACGCGCCGGGCGGAACCCCCTTTGACTACGACGCTCGCTTCCCTGAGCTGGATCTGTATCTCCAAGACAACTGGAAGATTCGACCTAACATCACGATCGACGCTGGTCTTCGATGGGAGCTCAAGATGGCGCCGAGCAACCCCGAGAATCGTATCCTGCGGCCAGACCAACGCGTGGCTGTGGGCGAGGCTGCCAGCAACAGCCTCACCTGGGTGGAGGAGTCGCTCTACGACCACGACATCAACAACCTCGCGCCGTCGGTGGGCGTAGCGTGGGATCCGCAGAATGATGGCAAGAACGTCATCCGCGGGAACTACCGGGTTGCCTACGATCGGATCAACACGTTCCTGCTCTCGTCGGTGATCTTCCAGAGCATTCCGGGCATCACGCGAACGGAGACCAACACGGAGTTCGGTCAGAACGGTGGGCGCCTGCCGAACCTACCGACGCTCCAGCCAACCGGGCAACCGGAGGACTTCGTCACGCCGCCACCGGTCAGCAACAGCAGCATTCACGTCATGGATACCGAGTTCGAGGCACCGCTGACCCACGGCTGGGCCGCCAGCTACCAGCGCGAGCTGTGGGGGAAGTCCGTGCTCGAGGTCGCGTACATCGGCCGCCGGGGACAGAACCTGTTTGGCGCATACAACGTCAACCAGGCCGAGATCCAAGACAACGGCTTCCTCGACGCGTTCAATACGGTCAAGGCAGGCGGTCAGAGCGCGTTGCTCAATCAGTTGATGGGTGTCGACTCCCGTCTCGAGCCCGGTCAAACCGGGTCGGATCTCATGCGGCAGCTCTTTTCGTCTGAGCTCAGTCGAAACTCTGTGGCCGGCGTCGCCGACGCGCTCGCCGAGCGCGTTCAGGGCAGTCAGACGCTGTCAGAGCTCGCCGGTCTTGGGCCGTACTTCTTCTATGCATATCCGCAGTTCCTCGGTGGAATGAACGTGATCGATTCGAACGATCGCTCCACGTACCACGCGCTCGAGATTACGTGGCAGCGGCGATTCGGCAGCGGGTTTGGCTACCTGCTCGGATATACGCTCTCACAATCGAAGGACACGCGATCGTTCGACCCGGCGTTCACCCGCGTGTCGACGGGGAGCAACCAGTCAGCATCCAGCACGCCCTTCGACATTCACAACAGAGAGCTCAACTTCGCACCGTCCGACTTCGACCGCACGCACGTATTCCAGGGGAGCTTCGTGACCGAGCTGCCGTTCGGGCGCGGCAAGCCTCTGGG
Protein-coding sequences here:
- a CDS encoding TonB-dependent receptor plug domain-containing protein, with the protein product MVKRFLIVVCAATMCAALMGTAPPAWAQGTTSRIGGAVTDASGGAIPGATVTLTNESTGVSFTTVTSGTGVYVFEAVGVGTYTVKVELDGFKTFVAPGSVVNIGGATTVNAELEAGSLTETVEVIAAAPAVQTTDSGNYGSVIDQRSVESLPIIGGRGRNPLNLVLTQPGVVSGANTGGGTHVHGARDRAWNYTLDGIDTNESSAGGAETSPLKTNPDALAEFKVLTGNFTADYGRNSGGQVAMVSRSGTNEFHGTGFYFARRPQFNANEWENNFSDLPKAEERLNIGGFSFGGPIRRSKTFFFGNLQILRGQQQHTRTRNVYTESVRQGIWRYVPGAQNQPAGVGGASVDSAGNPIVGVVTYNIATNDPRGIGLDPQVQGLIDATPLPNDFSVGDGLNLAGYTWNPEETEEQHDVLLRVDQVLSPKHYAFARVAWGQQNTLCDEVNDGTAPFPDVSCTVDTERRPFNVAASWRWNPVGSVVNELVVGGNHFTFDFVTPEAQPGLVDFVPPREDIDSTNRDTADIMMPRAVQLGNARTINTYQVVNNTSWLRGAHTIKGGLNLRYQQHKDTRGSIGSANANPIVNFDPAVSTVDPTVFGLPNNIQLDNDLPALQRSVNFLLGRVGTIEQGFVQQGDGYAPGGTPFDYDARFPELDLYLQDNWKIRPNITIDAGLRWELKMAPSNPENRILRPDQRVAVGEAASNSLTWVEESLYDHDINNLAPSVGVAWDPQNDGKNVIRGNYRVAYDRINTFLLSSVIFQSIPGITRTETNTEFGQNGGRLPNLPTLQPTGQPEDFVTPPPVSNSSIHVMDTEFEAPLTHGWAASYQRELWGKSVLEVAYIGRRGQNLFGAYNVNQAEIQDNGFLDAFNTVKAGGQSALLNQLMGVDSRLEPGQTGSDLMRQLFSSELSRNSVAGVADALAERVQGSQTLSELAGLGPYFFYAYPQFLGGMNVIDSNDRSTYHALEITWQRRFGSGFGYLLGYTLSQSKDTRSFDPAFTRVSTGSNQSASSTPFDIHNRELNFAPSDFDRTHVFQGSFVTELPFGRGKPLGGDAGPALDALIGGWQIAGILRYYTGRPFTVYSGANTLSNVVQTPANCAGCSSSAGSVFPEEDGIIWYFNGDERAGFSGPDAGAFSDAGRNFFRGPGSFNADLSVTKRFSLFGAHSVEYRLDITNLTNTPTFDFPTAVTTDPTFGRIRDDVLSFSRRIQMGLKYTF